A single Marinobacter sp. es.042 DNA region contains:
- a CDS encoding winged helix-turn-helix transcriptional regulator: MARKRFDDSSCSVARALNEVGDWWSLLIVLHAMYGTRRFVDFQQELGIAKNILCDRLARLVDNEVLRKVDVGEHGSRFEYRLTEKGRDLFPVVIALRQWGDKWNPAPDEPPLDLRDRATGRPIHTVEVQDADGQALSIRDVFVPDESLPVRKKNSA, encoded by the coding sequence ATGGCCAGAAAACGTTTTGATGACTCCAGCTGTTCCGTCGCCCGCGCCCTCAATGAAGTGGGCGACTGGTGGTCCCTCCTGATTGTGCTGCACGCCATGTATGGCACCCGCCGGTTCGTGGACTTCCAGCAGGAACTGGGCATTGCCAAGAACATCCTGTGTGATCGACTGGCACGGCTGGTGGACAATGAAGTGCTGCGCAAGGTGGATGTGGGCGAACATGGGTCACGCTTTGAATACCGCCTGACCGAAAAAGGCCGGGATCTTTTCCCGGTGGTTATCGCCCTTCGTCAATGGGGGGATAAATGGAACCCTGCTCCGGACGAGCCTCCGCTCGATTTGCGCGACCGCGCCACCGGCCGGCCGATTCACACGGTAGAAGTCCAGGACGCCGATGGCCAGGCCCTGTCCATCAGAGACGTGTTTGTCCCGGACGAGAGCCTGCCCGTGCGGAAAAAGAACTCTGCCTGA